CGGAAGAAGAGTTCCAGCAAGCGGCAGATGCCAAGGCGAATCCACAAGTGGTGCCGATCAATCAAGAGGATGCCGGAGCAGCGTCCCGCAAAGGAACAGTCGTAAGTCTGCATGCACAAAAACAGGTAAAAGTCGTTTTATGTGAGCCGCAAGGGTATGATGACGCTGCAAGCATCGCGGATCATCTTCGCAATCGCCGGTCGGTCATCGTGAATTTGCACAAGTCTCCATATGAGCAGGCTGTCAGAATTATCGATTTTTTAAGCGGAACCACATATGCTTTATCGGGAACGATGCAAAAACTCGGGCCGCAAGTATTTCTGTACGCTCCCGAAAATGTGGACATTCAAGGAAGCATATCGGAAATATTGGGGAAAGCCCCGGAATCCTTCAAATGAGGTGCATGAATGGCAAATTTGATATTGCAATCGGTTTATCACATCCTTGAAATCTATTGGTATGTCCTTGTCGCACGTTTTATCCTATCGTGGCTTCCTGATATGGAGTCGACGGCGCTGGGCAAATGGATCTATCGACTGACCGAATTTTATTTTGCGCCGTTTCGCAGGATCATACCGTCG
Above is a window of Fodinisporobacter ferrooxydans DNA encoding:
- a CDS encoding cell division protein SepF is translated as MAQFVNKMLTFFGLSDDPEEEFQQAADAKANPQVVPINQEDAGAASRKGTVVSLHAQKQVKVVLCEPQGYDDAASIADHLRNRRSVIVNLHKSPYEQAVRIIDFLSGTTYALSGTMQKLGPQVFLYAPENVDIQGSISEILGKAPESFK
- a CDS encoding YggT family protein — protein: MANLILQSVYHILEIYWYVLVARFILSWLPDMESTALGKWIYRLTEFYFAPFRRIIPSIRMGMAYLDLSMMVGFIAYWFLEQGILYVLQLVFGMVA